ATTTTGGTCTCAAATAGGAAGAGTTGTTTGTGGAACTACGAATCCATCAAAAAGAGGATTTATATATTCTGGTACAAAATTACATCCTAGAACAGAATTTTTATCTGGAATTATGAAAAGTCAGTGTAAAGCTCTTATACATAAATTTTTTTCTTATAAAAGACTTATAAACTGTAAAAAATTTAGGTAAATATTTTTTTCTTTTTACCTATTCTCATTTTTAAAAAAACTGGTAAAGTTGTAATCAATACAATTAATAAAATTATCCATTCAAGATGATTTTTTAATTCTGGAAAACTTTTATCTAAATAATGTCCAGATAACATAATAGAAAAAGTCCAAGCAAGTGCTCCAATAATATTATATATCATAAATTTTTTGAAATTTACACGAATTGCTCCTGCTACAATAGGGGCAAAAGAACGAAACATGGGAAGAAAACGACTCATAATAAGAGCAGTTGTTTTGTATTTATTGTAAAACAATTTGGCTAAAATTAAATGTTTTTTTTTAAAAAAAAAGGAATCTTTTTTTTTATATAAAAGTTTTCCAGATTTATATCCTAGCCAGTATCCTTGCATATTCCCA
The sequence above is drawn from the Blattabacterium cuenoti genome and encodes:
- a CDS encoding DedA family protein translates to MSDFWDFFQHLFNPRWIFLYFGNTALFILLAIVFAETGFFIGFFLPGDSLLFTAGIFGKDLCKNFYNVPFFVIILIVAIFAVLGNMQGYWLGYKSGKLLYKKKDSFFFKKKHLILAKLFYNKYKTTALIMSRFLPMFRSFAPIVAGAIRVNFKKFMIYNIIGALAWTFSIMLSGHYLDKSFPELKNHLEWIILLIVLITTLPVFLKMRIGKKKKIFT